Proteins co-encoded in one Aspergillus flavus chromosome 2, complete sequence genomic window:
- a CDS encoding VIT family-domain-containing protein, whose amino-acid sequence MSISSIRGLLSTYSPVSEFSPDLEKEYQLPLRNDSSSDLESSTEEAKPSRPKTEKADSKVIDGRLVSDAIIGLSDGMTVPFALTAGLSALGDTKVVVFGGMAELIAGAISMGLGGYLGAKSEEESYRATLKETESQTMTDPAGVTDTISDIFAPYDLPPHLVSELTRHLSTSPMLPSFLMNFHHTLQEPSGSRAFICALTIALGYFIGGFIPLLPYFFVGPNDAFIALRWSIATMVVALFLFGYGKTCFVSGWKGSRNVRRGLIGGLQMVLVGGVAAGSAMGLVKGFQLMASGGSDGGEH is encoded by the exons ATGTCAATTTCCTCCATCAGGGGCCTTCTCTCGACCTACTCCCCGGTCTCGGAATTCTCGCCGGACTTGGAGAAAGAATACCAACTGCCCCTTCGAAATGATTCGTCAAGCGACCTCGAGTCCTCAACCGAGGAGGCAAAGCCCAGTCGGCCAAAAACGGAGAAAGCGGACTCTAAAGTCATTGACGGTCGACTGGTGTCAGATGCCATTATCGGTCTTTCCGACGGTATGACGGTGCCGTTTGCTTTGACTGCGGGACTGTCTGCATTGGGAGATACAAAAGTGGTGGTATTTGGTGGAATGGCTGAACTCATTGCGGGTGCCATATCCATGGGTCTAGGAGGGTATCTGGGAGCAAAAAGCGAGGA GGAATCATACCGCGCAACACTGAAGGAGACTGAAAGTCAAACCATGACGGATCCCGCCGGGGTGACTGACACAATCTCCGATATCTTCGCTCCCTATGACCTTCCTCCCCACCTTGTCTCCGAACTCACAAGACATCTTTCGACCTCCCCGATGCTCCCGTCTTTCCTCATGAACTTCCATCATACTCTTCAAGAACCCTCCGGATCGCGCGCGTTTATCTGCGCTTTGACGATCGCCCTGGGCTATTTCATCGGTGGCTTCATCCCGTTACTTCCCTATTTTTTCGTTGGGCCGAATGATGCCTTCATTGCGCTGCGTTGGTCTATCGCTACTATGGTCGTGGCGCTGTTCTTGTTTGGATATGGCAAGACATGTTTCGTGAGCGGTTGGAAGGGCAGTCGCAATGTTCGACGCGGGCTCATAGGTGGTTTACAAATGGTCTTGGTTGGCGGTGTTGCAGCGGGATCTGCCATGGGTCTGGTCAAGGGTTTCCAATTAATGGCCTCTGGTGGTAGTGATGGTGGAGAGCACTAA
- a CDS encoding PLC-D, giving the protein MQWTWALITALATATSALPHEARKDVWGQLRSNIKHVVYLMMENHSFSNIAGYWDFHPEIDNLRNRKYCNEYTNPNWTVWGEPLDICAGPYETEVPLEDPDHEFAGVTYQIYRKWNVTNDDVPNMGGFIERQSEKYQATPGESAFVIKAYDEKKSSTLAEIAQNFAFWDSYFAEHPGPTNPNRQFATSGSTCGFVDNAGQAAGFFNNVTGTTCATSIFEALSNKNISWKNVNRSTIFGSPIANAGSVLRNGYYRWMDVQDNLAHASDFYRDLEEGTLPTFSYINPECCTIDSMHPKSNMAAGEQMIKHLYDAVRRSKYWDNVLIIINFDEHGGFADYVPPPVNVPRPEDGIAFDGESEGRPVTYDFTRLGVRVPAFIISPYIEPNTLIHNDGTNYANNSAYTHTSMLHFLQELWELEGLNNRVQWAKTFEHVFSDTKREDTPKTLSTPIWYGDSWEPKPEPFYLLNQNEDYYANRP; this is encoded by the exons ATGCAGTGGACTTGGGCCTTGATTACAGCACTAGCAACAGCTACTTCAGCCTTACCTCATGAAGCCCGCAAAGATGTCTGGGGCCAGCTTCGGTCAAAC atcaAACATGTAGTTTACTTGATGATGGAGAACCATTCTTTTTCCAACATCGCCGGATATTGGGACTTTCATCCGGAGATTGACAACTTGCGCAATCGAAAATACTGCAACGAATATACTAACCCCAACTGGACAGTTTGGGGCGAACCTCTCGATATATGTGCCGGGCCCTACGAGACGGAAGTGCCATTGGAAGACCCAGATCACGAGTTCGCCGGGGTGACCTATCAAATCTACCGAAAATGGAATGTAACAAATGACGACGTCCCCAACATGGGGGGCTTTATCGAACGCCAGTCAGAGAAATACCAGGCTACCCCAGGAGAATCGGCGTTTGTCATCAAGGCATACGATGAGAAGAAATCCTCGACGCTTGCAGAGATTGCCCAGAATTTCGCGTTCTGGGATTCCTAT TTTGCGGAACACCCTGGACCTACCAATCCGAACCGTCAATTTGCTACGTCGGGCTCGACTTGTGGATTCGTGGATAATGCAGGCCAAGCCGCAGGGTTCTTCAATAACGTAACGGGAACGACCTGTGCGACGTCAATCTTCGAAGCGCTTAGCAACAAGAACATTAGTTGGAAAAATGTAAACCGGTCCACTATCTTCGGGTCTCCAATAGCTAATGCTGGTTCAGTATTACGAAACGGATATTATCGATGGATGGATGTACAAG ACAATCTAGCCCACGCCAGTGACTTCTACCGTGATCTTGAGGAGGGCACATTGCCCACATTCTCCTACATCAACCCCGAATGCTGCACCATAGATTCGATGCATCCGAAGAGCAACATGGCAGCTGGTGAACAAATGATCAAGCACCTATACGATGCTGTCCGGAGATCTAAGTATTGGGATAATGT CCTGATCATCATTAACTTCGATGAGCACGGAGGCTTTGCAGACTATGTACCGCCACCTGTCAACGTTCCCCGGCCTGAAGATGGCATCGCGTTCGACGGAGAATCAGAAGGCCGCCCGGTTACATATGACTTCACTCGTCTTGGTGTGCGCGTTCCTGCGTTCATTATCTCGCCATACATCGAACCAAACACCCTCATTCACAACGACGGCACCAACTACGCCAACAACTCCGCGTACACCCACACGTCCATGCTGCATTTCCTGCAGGAGCTCTGGGAACTGGAGGGGCTCAATAATCGCGTGCAGTGGGCCAAGACCTTTGAGCATGTCTTCTCGGACACCAAGCGCGAGGACACGCCGAAGACGCTCAGCACACCTATATGGTACGGCGACAGCTGGGAGCCCAAGCCCGAGCCGTTCTATCTGTTGAATCAGAACGAGGATTACTATGCCAACCGGCCATGA
- the pkaR gene encoding camp-dependent protein kinase types I and II regulatory subunit (camp-dependent protein kinase regulatory subunit PkaR), whose amino-acid sequence MAESSFSSASPQLKVGTKDDKTSAFRKISEDEEWEVTSPTDPTFQTANSAAGLSSAGNNLFGGNVFNEQQGGGIRFRRSPFADPSGDGEDHDDFDEHPEGPRPTGALNEGFPNNYALGRRTSVSAESLNPTSAGSDSWVPPHHPKTEEQVSRLKTAVSGNFLFSHLDDDQFKTVVDALVEKPIPAKGIKVISQGDAGDYFYIVEDGHFDVYIHPSGSVQSGSDGMGSKAGTIGPGGSFGELALMYNAPRAATIVSTDSKSTLWALDRITFRRILMDSAFQRRRMYEAFLEEVPLLSSLKPYERSKIADALDAIKFPAGSSIIKEGDPGDAFYLLESGEAEAFKEGVDRPVKSYQRGDYFGELALLDDQPRAASIVAKTDVKVAKLGRDGFKRLLGPVEDIMRRAEYEQIQPKPAAS is encoded by the coding sequence ATGGCTGAAAGCTCTTTCTCCAGCGCTAGCCCCCAGCTCAAGGTGGGCACAAAAGATGATAAAACTTCAGCATTTCGAAAGATCTCAGAGGATGAGGAGTGGGAGGTGACGTCACCAACTGACCCGACCTTTCAAACTGCAAATTCGGCGGCAGGTTTGTCGTCCGCTGGAAACAACCTCTTTGGAGGCAACGTATTTAATGAACAACAAGGCGGGGGAATACGTTTTCGCAGGAGTCCTTTTGCCGACCCTTCTGGGGATGGAGAAGACCATGACGACTTTGACGAACACCCTGAAGGACCTCGCCCGACAGGTGCCTTGAATGAGGGATTCCCGAATAACTATGCATTGGGTCGTCGGACATCTGTGTCTGCTGAGTCTTTGAACCCCACCTCGGCCGGTTCAGATAGCTGGGTGCCCCCGCACCACCCAAAGACCGAAGAACAGGTCTCCCGGTTGAAGACCGCCGTCAGCGGCAACTTCCTGTTTTCTCACCTTGATGATGACCAGTTCAAGACTGTGGTCGATGCCCTGGTCGAAAAGCCCATTCCTGCCAAGGGAATTAAAGTGATCTCACAGGGCGATGCAGGTGATTACTTCTACATCGTGGAAGATGGTCACTTCGACGTCTACATTCACCCATCAGGCTCAGTACAATCGGGTTCCGATGGAATGGGGTCTAAGGCGGGTACAATTGGACCCGGAGGTTCGTTCGGAGAACTGGCTCTCATGTACAACGCACCTCGAGCTGCGACAATTGTGTCCACCGACTCGAAGAGTACCCTGTGGGCTTTGGACCGTATCACATTCCGAAGGATTCTCATGGACTCCGCATTCCAGCGACGTCGCATGTATGAGGCcttcctggaagaggttCCGCTCCTCTCCAGCCTAAAGCCTTATGAACGTTCCAAGATTGCCGATGCTCTAGACGCGATTAAGTTTCCAGCTGGCTCTAGTATCATCAAGGAAGGTGATCCAGGCGACGCTTTTTACCTTCTCGAGTCAGGTGAGGCAGAGGCATTCAAGGAAGGCGTGGATAGACCGGTGAAGTCCTATCAACGGGGCGATTACTTTGGAGagcttgctcttctggaCGACCAACCCCGAGCCGCCAGCATAGTTGCTAAGACTGATGTCAAGGTGGCGAAGCTCGGCCGGGATGGATTTAAACGGTTATTAGGGCCTGTGGAGGATATCATGAGAAGAGCTGAGTATGAACAAATTCAACCGAAGCCTGCAGCTTCGTAG
- a CDS encoding forkhead domain protein, whose product MSSSQTMTAPAVGHRPPDAGPNMSSIYDYGRSQQPDDHRSPSPPSDSAIRALNDSAPDPPDAPSNGLTSPSGMMPVKSEPDENAFPPSAVEQSSQTDTRRQSAASALLAQLLGNQSSMPSDGPGPSAEHSVPAAQDTNQPQDIDDGMNGQWSTDAPAGTTAMSSDPTGGQDQIPANSNELPESQQEQKNSDQPPEVPFSNPDGDLNISLKHADPSEGLTDPLLFSKSGLDHSDLFTPFDITGAAKDPFEALQQNEMLTAAYLSQSADLSALGYSGGHLQDTGSIAGSEPRIQAFAKLEFDDGHFYCNTYSFILGRDVRAARAAHQRELQVRQVMRHTRAKSSSGGNTSHTPIRMKHEGSGIIGSVVSDRGGIMGFDPDVPPHLPSRISRRSSNSSHAELGAPMHATPAQLQSNTTDYNALAMESLNDEGGDAKPVDALALLPSPDSCPTIPIHPPATTDGSAAGHRGISRKHVKIAYNFDKNLFEMEVMGRNGAFIGADWLSPGQIRPLHSGDYIQIGGVRIRFLLPDVPIGETGADRVEEPYVAEEENAQASVPATENDEDEKRRKSESTENKDAPKTTKIILKTKEPDSSRPVPSIESSADGQQPMRRRGPGRPPKDGIMSKRERAELAREQKLAAKREANGGVTPPPANRPKAGKTTTTSTVATTPKESTGGDSPGSKPEKRKYTKRKKPDGTLMDFPLPSTEGGQFPMDQRPEDFIKAPPVKKRKPSRSPSPNYPPESAYTPEDLAKPPYNYAVLIFDALTEAGTPMTLKQIYRALKLKYPYFRFKCETEGWTSSVRHNLNGNSHLFMHAERDGKGWSWQLRPGASVEKEKKRRPSPPPPSQPPPMPAAPQYMPPMNPAYSNPTNGQANMANPHFQFPSMPSNPYPAPSPAPTPTPAPQQSSPYPPPSQPAASTPFPIPSPLRNNLPPAFAQTTPSTYTSPYASDPPPQLIQYQQSQQQTMQAQPQHHSPYPPANPPPPPPPPMSMNPPSQNLPPNPGPPMQHQPNLGVAPGEPSSGPMDTSETSSFNDRANKAIDDFEAVLMEDYEDKNYIREVLKSARARVLGQATESSFPGGEPKDEAVILDALRGLVGGLKDE is encoded by the coding sequence ATGTCGTCGTCGCAGACCATGACAGCGCCAGCGGTGGGCCATCGACCGCCTGATGCTGGTCCCAATATGTCGTCAATCTATGACTATGGTCGTTCTCAACAACCTGACGACCATCGGTCCCCCTCCCCGCCCAGCGACTCCGCAATCCGCGCTTTGAACGATTCTGCCCCCGACCCCCCCGACGCTCCCTCCAATGGTTTGACTTCTCCCTCCGGCATGATGCCTGTCAAGTCCGAGCCCGATGAGAatgcttttcctccttccGCTGTCGAACAAAGCTCGCAAACCGATACCAGGCGTCAGTCCGCGGCCAGTGCGCTCTTGGCTCAACTGCTCGGCAACCAGTCGTCAATGCCTTCCGACGGACCTGGGCCCTCTGCGGAACACTCCGTACCCGCAGCGCAAGACACAAACCAACCCCAGGATATCGATGATGGGATGAATGGACAGTGGTCGACGGACGCGCCTGCAGGAACCACAGCGATGTCTTCAGACCCGACCGGGGGCCAAGACCAGATCCCGGCCAACTCGAACGAGTTGCCGGAGTCTCAGCAAGAACAGAAAAACTCCGATCAACCACCGGAGGTACCATTCTCGAACCCAGATGGGGACCTGAACATATCATTGAAACATGCCGACCCCTCGGAAGGCCTCACGGACCCTTTACTCTTCTCGAAGTCGGGCCTAGACCACTCCGACCTATTTACACCATTTGATATCACTGGCGCTGCCAAGGACCCGTTCGAGGCATTACAACAGAATGAGATGCTTACAGCTGCTTACCTTTCCCAGAGCGCTGACCTATCAGCCCTTGGGTACTCAGGAGGACATCTACAGGACACCGGTTCGATCGCGGGATCAGAGCCTCGCATCCAGGCTTTTGCAAAACTGGAATTCGACGATGGTCATTTCTACTGCAACACATATTCCTTTATTCTCGGGCGAGATGTACGGGCTGCCCGGGCCGCCCATCAGCGCGAATTGCAGGTCCGACAGGTCATGAGACACACCCGCGCGAAAAGTTCAAGTGGTGGAAATACGTCGCATACTCCCATCCGAATGAAACATGAAGGCAGCGGCATAATAGGCAGTGTCGTCAGTGACCGTGGTGGAATTATGGGCTTTGACCCTGATGTTCCTCCACATCTTCCCTCTCGTATAAGTCGGCGATCGTCCAACTCTTCCCATGCCGAGCTGGGAGCTCCGATGCATGCGACGCCGGCTCAGCTACAGTCGAATACAACTGATTACAACGCTCTTGCTATGGAATCTTTGAATGACGAGGGTGGAGACGCAAAACCAGTTGATGCTTTGGCTTTGCTTCCGTCCCCGGATTCTTGTCCAACGATCCCGATCCACCCCCCTGCCACAACAGATGGTAGTGCCGCCGGACACCGAGGTATCTCACGGAAACATGTAAAGATTGCATATAATTTTGATAAGAATCTCTTTGAGATGGAGGTTATGGGGAGAAATGGTGCGTTCATTGGTGCTGATTGGTTATCGCCGGGTCAGATCAGACCTTTACACAGCGGCGATTACATCCAAATCGGAGGTGTACGAATACGATTCTTACTTCCAGATGTACCAATTGGCGAGACGGGTGCTGATAGGGTCGAGGAGCCCTACgtggcagaagaagaaaatgcaCAAGCTTCGGTCCCTGCAACGGAgaacgatgaggatgagaaaCGCCGCAAATCTGAAAGTACGGAGAACAAAGATGCCCCGAAGACCACTAAAATCATTCTTAAAACCAAAGAACCGGATTCAAGTCGCCCAGTACCGTCCATTGAAAGTTCTGCTGACGGTCAACAACCTATGCGTCGTAGAGGCCCGGGACGGCCACCCAAGGATGGCATTATGTCGAAGCGTGAACGGGCCGAGTTGGCCAGGGAACAGAAGTTGGCTGCGAAACGTGAGGCAAATGGAGGTGTCACTCCTCCCCCTGCCAACCGGCCGAAGGCCGGAAAGACCACGACTACGTCTACTGTTGCCACTACACCCAAGGAGTCCACGGGTGGAGATTCTCCTGGATCCAAACCTGAAAAGCGGAAGTACaccaagaggaagaagcccGATGGCACCCTTATGGACTTCCCTCTGCCTTCTACAGAAGGTGGACAGTTTCCTATGGACCAGCGCCCGGAGGACTTCATCAAAGCTCCTCCggtcaagaagcgcaagcccTCACGTTCACCTTCGCCCAACTACCCACCAGAATCTGCGTATACTCCAGAAGATCTGGCCAAACCGCCCTACAACTATGCAGTTCTTATCTTCGATGCTCTCACTGAGGCTGGCACGCCGATGACGCTGAAGCAGATCTACCGTGCGCTGAAGCTTAAATATCCTTATTTTCGTTTCAAGTGTGAAACTGAAGGCTGGACGTCCAGTGTGCGACACAACCTCAACGGCAATAGTCATCTCTTTATGCATGCCGAGAGAGACGGTAAAGGATGGTCATGGCAACTACGTCCAGGAGCATCTGttgaaaaggagaagaagaggcgtccatcgccgccgccgccatcACAGCCACCGCCGATGCCTGCGGCTCCGCAGTACATGCCTCCTATGAACCCAGCCTACTCCAACCCAACGAATGGGCAGGCAAACATGGCGAACCCTCATTTCCAGTTTCCGTCAATGCCATCAAATCCGTACCCTGCACCTTCTCCCGCACCTACTCCTACACCTGCACCTCAGCAATCGAGTCCCTATCCGCCACCATCTCAACCCGCCGCCTCTACCCCTTTCCCCATACCAAGTCCACTAAGGAACAATCTCCCGCCTGCTTTTGCTCAGACAACGCCGTCCACATACACTTCCCCATATGCCTCCGACCCCCCTCCACAGCTGATTCAGTATCAGCAATCGCAGCAACAGACCATGCAAGCACAGCCCCAGCATCACTCACCTTATCCGCCAGCCAACCCACCTCCGCCACCACCGCCTCCCATGTCAATGAACCCGCCATCTCAAAATCTTCCGCCCAACCCAGGCCCACCTATGCAACACCAGCCCAACCTTGGTGTCGCCCCAGGCGAGCCCAGTTCGGGCCCTATGGACACATCCGAAACGTCTTCGTTCAATGACCGGGCAAACAAGGCGATTGATGACTTCGAAGCGGTTCTCATGGAGGATTATGAAGACAAGAACTATATCCGGGAAGTGCTGAAGAGCGCCCGCGCCCGCGTTCTTGGACAGGCCACGGAAAGCTCATTCCCTGGTGGCGAGCCGAAGGACGAGGCGGTCATTCTAGATGCTCTCCGGGGCCTAGTCGGAGGCTTGAAGGATGAGTAA
- a CDS encoding phosphoglycerate mutase family domain protein yields MGKPRIIILIRHAQSEGNKNREIHQTIPDHRVKLTPEGHRQAHEAGSKLRALLRPDDTIHFFTSPYRRTRETTEGILQSLTSDSPSPSPFPRHTIKVYEEPRLREQDFGNFQPCSAEMERMWLERADYGHFFYRIPNGESAADAYDRISGFNESLWRLFGENDFASVCVLVTHGLMTRVFLMKWYHWSVEYFEDLRNINHCEFVIMKLNEDNGKYVLQNQLRTWSELRKEKELERQRDRAMNVIPPAVPTSSESLVPIRRKWGGCPDGCNHGIRRKGSTRSNRANGTDLARNTLDTQHRKAHDSIYTHNQPTQESNNGQGSSAELKPQVEGQVLTAPEPALGDSSKDARLLINTIPVHSAQYDFLDRKETANPQSTRSDFPPNEPNSNNQESNLNTATARASPIPKRPDLSRFHRDSEDHLLHPPRSNYALLHLSGRDGGGTLSGANSVAPSEDEREDNPPKPPTHQPKPSHDLGNDGDDEGSGTQAQRLRRSRSHHTHHRHNHPTPGRRHLSKKPPNGYPDIDRNLDSDHPDSSIDHEEDPDPDYHEHNNDDDLEAARREDQSIRGSVY; encoded by the exons ATGGGGAAACCGCGG ATAATCATTTTGATCCGCCATGCCCAGTCAGAAGGCAACAAAAATCGCGAAATCCACCAGACTATTCCCGATCATCGGGTAAAGCTCACTCCTGAAGGGCATCGACAAGCCCATGAGGCCGGTTCCAAACTGCGCGCCCTCTTGCGACCCGATGACACGATCCATTTTTTCACGTCACCCTATCGCAGAACCAGAGAAACTACGGAAGGAATCCTTCAGTCGCTAACCTCTGACTCTCCATCTCCGTCGCCCTTCCCCAGACACACCATCAAGGTATACGAAGAGCCTCGACTGCGAGAGCAGGACTTTGGTAACTTCCAACCATGCTCTGCTGAAATGGAGCGCATGTGGCTGGAGAGAGCGGATTATGGTCACTTCTTCTATCGGATCCCGAACGGCGAGTCGGCTGCTGATGCCTATGACCGGATAAGCGGTTTCAACGAGTCGCTGTGGCGACTTTTCGGAGAAAACGATTTTGCCAGTGTTTGTGTCTTGGTCACCCATGGTCTGATGACCAGAGTCTTTCTCATGAAATGGTACCACTGGAGCGTCGAGTACTTTGAAGACCTTCGCAATATCAACCACTGCGAATTCGTAATAATGAAACTCAATGAGGATAATGGGAAGTATGTGCTGCAGAACCAGCTCCGCACATGGTCAGagttgaggaaggagaaagaacTGGAGAGACAGCGAGATCGGGCCATGAATGTAATTCCTCCAGCGGTGCCAACATCATCTGAGTCGCTCGTGCCCATCCGGCGTAAATGGGGCGGTTGTCCGGACGGGTGTAACCATGGCATTCGCAGGAAGGGCTCTACACGGTCTAATCGAGCAAATGGAACGGATCTTGCTCGGAATACTCTTGATACGCAGCACAGAAAGGCCCATGACTCCATTTATACTCATAACCAGCCAACACAAGAAAGCAACAACGGCCAAGGATCCTCAGCGGAACTGAAACCGCAGGTTGAGGGACAAGTTCTAACAGCGCCCGAACCAGCGCTTGGAGACAGTTCCAAAGACGCAAGGCTCTTAATCAATACTATTCCTGTTCACTCTGCACAATATGATTTCCTCGACCGTAAAGAAACCGCCAACCCCCAGTCCACTCGATCCGACTTCCCGCCAAACGAACCCAATAGCAACAATCAAGAGAGCAACTTGAACACTGCAACCGCCAGGGCAAGCCCCATCCCCAAGCGTCCAGACCTATCCAGGTTTCACCGCGACAGCGAGGACCACCTCCTGCATCCCCCGCGATCAAACTACgccctcctccatctcagTGGCCGCGACGGAGGCGGCACATTAAGCGGAGCCAACAGTGTCGCACCATCGGAAGACGAGCGCGAGGACAACCCCCCTAAACCCCCAACCCACCAACCAAAGCCCTCCCACGACCTAGGCAACGACGGCGATGACGAGGGCAGCGGTACACAGGCACAACGTCTCCGGCGCTCACGCTCTCACCACACCCATCACCGTCATAACCACCCCACCCCAGGAAGACGGCACTTATCCAAGAAACCACCCAACGGCTACCCAGACATAGACCGAAACCTAGACAGCGACCACCCAGACTCCTCAATCGACCacgaagaagatccagaccCAGATTACCACGAACACAACAACGACGACGACCTAGAAGCCGCCAGACGAGAAGACCAAAGTATCAGAGGAAGCGTCTACTAA